The following proteins are encoded in a genomic region of Gossypium hirsutum isolate 1008001.06 chromosome D05, Gossypium_hirsutum_v2.1, whole genome shotgun sequence:
- the LOC107905596 gene encoding probable WRKY transcription factor 7 (The RefSeq protein has 1 substitution compared to this genomic sequence) produces the protein MAVELMMGYDGGNSFVRKIEETALNEATTAGIQGVEELIRLMSKSQQLYNQDASSKTSSPSGSEPAMELQAITDKTVKSFKKVISLLGQPRTGHARFRRAPLSHLDQEVKHQQQDARQPRQKIPESGDSSLQVAKNQVSAFKPFCSSLGHRLPPLPHNHHQSKSSSLLVPKTGLLERNETASAINFSSSPPLSDGNSFMSSLTGDTDSMHPSLSSGFQFTSPSHIPCSGKPHFSSSLKRKCNSKDDAALKCGSSSSRCHCSKKRKSRVKRVIRVPAISTKMADIPPDDYSWRKYGQKPIKGSPHPRGYYKCSSVRGCPARKHVERAMDDPMMLIVTYEGDHNHRHISDSPAPSVLESS, from the exons ATGGCTGTGGAATTGATGATGGGGTACGATGGTGGTAATAGTTTTGTACGGAAAATAGAGGAAACTGCTTTGAATGAAGCTACAACTGCTGGGATTCAAGGTGTTGAAGAATTGATAAGGTTGATGTCCAAAAGTCAACAGCTTTACAATCAAGATGCTTCTTCTAAAACTTCTTCTCCGTCGGGTTCGGAGCCGGCGATGGAACTCCAAGCTATTACAGATAAGACTGTTAAGTCCTTCAAGAAGGTTATTTCTTTATTGGGGCAGCCCAGAACCGGACATGCTCGATTTAGACGTGCTCCTCTTAGTCATCTCGACCAAGAGGTGAAACACCAGCAACAAGATGCACGACAACCTCGGCAAAAGATACCAGAGTCAGGGGATTCTTCTCTTCAAGTAGCCAAAAATCAGGTGTCTGCTTTTAAGCCTTTTTGTTCAAGTCTGGGTCATAGGTTGCCTCCTCTGCCTCACAATCACCACCAGAGTAAAAGCAGTTCTCTTTTGGTGCCAAAGACTGGTCTTTTGGAGAGAAATGAAACGGCCAGTGCTATCAATTTTTCATCTTCGCCGCCTTTGTCTGATGGGAATTCTTTTATGTCTTCATTAACAGGGGACACTGATAGCATGCATCCATCTTTGTCTTCTGGTTTTCAATTCACTAGTCCTTCCCATATCCCTTGTTCTGGTAAACCTCATTTTTCTTCCTCTTTGAAGAGAAAGTGTAATTCCAAGGACGATGCTGCTCTCAAGTGTGGATCTTCCTCTAGCCGTTGCCACTGCTCCAAAAAAAG GAAATCAAGAGTAAAGAGAGTCATTAGAGTTCCAGCTATTAGCACCAAGATGGCTGATATTCCTCCTGATGATTATTCCTGGAGAAAGTATGGCCAGAAACCAATCAAAGGTTCTCCTCATCCAAG GGGCTATTATAAGTGTAGCAGCGTAAGAGGCTGCCCTGCAAGGAAACATGTAGAGCGAGCTATGGACGACCCAATGATGCTGATTGTAACCTATGAAGGAGATCACAATCATAGACACATCTCGGATTCCCCAGCACCTTTGGTTCTTGAGTCATCTTAG